The stretch of DNA AGCGGACGACCTTGATCCCCCCGCCGGTCGAGCCGGCCGACCCGCCGATGAACATGCCAAAGAGGAGGAGATACTGCGCCGACGGTCCCCACGCGTTGAAGTCGATGCTGGCGTAGCCCGTCGTCGTCACGAGCGAGACGACTTGGAAGGCGGCGTGTCGCAGCGCCGGCTCGACGGTCCCGATCAGCGTCGCCCGAACCCCGGCGAGATACGTCGAGTCGTAGGTCGCCCCCGGCGGGGCGAACGTCGCCACGCCGTTCCCGACGAACAGGAGCGCGGCGACCAGTCCCGTGAGGACGGCCATCGCGCCGACGTAAAACCGGAACTCCGAGTCGCCGGGGAGGCGTTTCGGTTCGCCCGTCAACGCGTGCCAGAACAGCGCGAAGTTCGTCCCCGCGGCGATCATGAACGGGATAATCAGCCACTGGACGGCCGCGGAGAAGGCCTCGATACTCCGAGCTTCGGGCGAGAACCCGCCGGTCGGCATCGTCGTCAGCCCGTGCGAGACGGCGTTGTACGCGTCCATCGCCGGCGCCATCCCGCCGACGTGGAGCCCGTAGAGCAGGAGAATCTCCAGTACCGTGAAGCCGAGATACGCGCCCCAGAGCGCCCGCGCCGTCTCCGCGATGCGCGGCGTGAGCTTCTCGATGCCCGGTCCCGGCGCCTCCGCGTCCATCAACTGCGCGCCGCCGACGGAGAGTTCGGGGAGGATGGCCACCGCGAGGACGACGATGCCCATGCCACCGAGCCACTGAGTGAGCTGTCGCCAGAGCATGATCCCGTGGCCGTGGGCGTCGAGCGAAATCCGTCCGAGGACCGTCGCCCCCGTCGTGGTGAAGCCGCTCATGCTCTCGAACAGCGCGTTCGCGGGGTTCGCGAGCGTCGACTCGGGCGCCGTCGCCGGGACGAACCCCGGCAGGCCGTGGGCCTCGATCAGGTACGGGAGCGCCCCGATCAGCGACACCGCGAGCCACGTCGCGCCAACCATCAGAAAGCCCTCGCGGGCGCCGATATCGGGGTCGGGACGCAGGCGTTCTAGCCCCCCGCCGACGGCGACAGTGACGAGCATCGTCACGAGAAAGGGGGCGACCGACTC from Haloplanus salinus encodes:
- a CDS encoding TrkH family potassium uptake protein; this encodes MAIRVDYRASLSLVGSVLKYLAVPLAIPLAVAVAYGESVAPFLVTMLVTVAVGGGLERLRPDPDIGAREGFLMVGATWLAVSLIGALPYLIEAHGLPGFVPATAPESTLANPANALFESMSGFTTTGATVLGRISLDAHGHGIMLWRQLTQWLGGMGIVVLAVAILPELSVGGAQLMDAEAPGPGIEKLTPRIAETARALWGAYLGFTVLEILLLYGLHVGGMAPAMDAYNAVSHGLTTMPTGGFSPEARSIEAFSAAVQWLIIPFMIAAGTNFALFWHALTGEPKRLPGDSEFRFYVGAMAVLTGLVAALLFVGNGVATFAPPGATYDSTYLAGVRATLIGTVEPALRHAAFQVVSLVTTTGYASIDFNAWGPSAQYLLLFGMFIGGSAGSTGGGIKVVRWYVILKSIRRELFTTAHPEAVRPVRLGGRTVDERAIRGIYAFTLLYLVVFFVASGLLFLDAGRSGPSLSVLEAMSAAAATLGNVGPGFGLVGPMGSYLDFSAPSKLFMVALMWLGRLEILPVLVCLTPEYWRQ